A region of the Chryseobacterium cucumeris genome:
TGTGACCCGACAGTAGAATTTCATGTGGATGAACATATTTCCGAAGATATTTTATTTTGGAGGATTTTTCCGGGAATGCATCTGAGCCACTTCAGGGAAATTCCTAAAATGAAGGTTCTTATTCTTCAGGTGTTTGGCTCGGGAACCATTTTCAGCAGCGCCAAAACGCAGGAAACACTTCAGGAAATCCGGGATAACGGGACTGAAATTGTAGTGGTAAGTCAATGTATTTCAGGAGGCATCTCATTCGGAAAGTATGAAAACAGTAATATTTTCTCCAGAATCGGAGCGATCAGCGGAAGAGACATGACAGCGGAAACAGCGATTACCAAAGCCATGCACTTAATTGATAATCCAAGTTACTCCGGAAGCTTTGCCGATAACTTCACCAGAAGTCTTTGTGGAGAAATTACAGATTAATTTGTAAGAATAATTTGGATATTCCAGAAAATACACTATTTTTGCAATCTCAAAAAGAAAGGTGTCCGAGTGGTTGAAGGAGCTACCCTGGAAAGGTAGTATACGGGTAACTGTATCGAGGGTTCGAATCCCTTCCTTTCTGCAAGAAAGTAAAGCCTGTGCTATTAAATAGTACAGGCTTTTTTATGATCAAGATTCTTGATTATTTTACATTCGTTCCTATAAGTATTTATACTCAGTTTAATAATTGGTCATTTATACGCTACTGCAGGTGCCTTGTTCTTCGTTACTTTGATACACAATCTAACAAACTAAAAACCAAACCAAAATGACATCAACAAGTGTAAATGCAAATTCTTCAGGTCAGTTAGTACTTGGAAACGGAGCACAATTCTGGGTGTATCTTTCCCCACAAAACGATACCTCTAAAATGATTTCTACATGGCGTGTAACTTTTTCACAAGGAGACTGGAGCGACTTCATCTCAAGTGAAAATCCTACCAAACAGATTCAAACGCCCAATCTTTCGGGAATCTTCGAAATTAAAGTAGAATTATTAAGCGGTTCAACAGGTACATGGCGCCAGATTCCACCTCAGGCTGGAAGTCATAATGAAATAGGCTGTAATTCCAACTGTGCTTCTATGGTAGGAATTGTTGCAGACAGTACAAATCCTCCTATCGGAGCTATTAATGCCCATTTCTGGACAACATGGGATGCTATGTGCGGAGTAAGACAGAATTAATAGTAAATAAACCAGTCCATAAACCAAATTGCCACAGTATTTATATTGTGGCAATTTACTTTATATACCATACAAAATCAAATAATTACACAGTAAACCAATAAATACATAGTGCTTTTCCACAAACTACTAACAAGTTACTCACATTTTATCCACAATTAAAATATTATTACAACATTAAGTTTTCCATTAGAATCTTATTCCTAATTCTATCCTAAATCAGGCCTTTACTTTGTCTTGTTTTTAAACAGTATTAAAAGATTTTGAATAAACATTCTATGAACAAAGCCTCTAATTTTGCTATTATAAAGTATTCTCTCTGCGTATCAACAGTATTCTTATCCGTCTCATGGTTTCGCAGCTATTTAAGATTAACAGTAAAACAGTTATCCATACTATTGAGCATGAAGAAATTTTTTGCAGGATTATTTTTATTGGGATGTATAGGAACATCGATCAAAGCGCAGATCAGTCCACCTGGACTGGGAGATGCCAACAATGCATTCTGGGGAGCCTTCGGAGTGAAGCGACAACTCGACTCTTTGGGTAAAAAACAGGCTTTGAGCTACGTAGCCATCGGGAGAAAAAGCAGTCCGGATGATCATAATCTGTTTTCGAAGCAGGCGATCATTGTTTTAAATCATGAAGTTTATCATTCATTTGCGCCACACCAGCAATATAGTTATGCATTAAGTTATCGGCGTCAGCCACAGTATGAAAGTACAGCTCCTTATGATAAAGAAAGTACGGAACAGGAATTCAGAATTTACGGAAGATATGCCTATACTTTTGATCTCGGCAGGAAATGGAAACTTAAAAGTACCATACGCCAGGAATTCAGGAAGTTTTTCGATGCAGACTTTCATAAAGTCGAAGAGGATTTTCAGTTGAGAACACGGATCAAGAATCAGCTCATCTATAATTTATCTCCAAAAAACAATCAGAAACTGGCCTTGAGTGCAGAAGCCCTGTTTTCTATAAGCCATCTCAATGAGCCGGATTCTGAATGGAATTCGTTTGGATATCGTGAAATGCGTATTGCGGCGTACTATATGTTTACAATTCCGAACTCTCCTTTTACTGTAGACATAGGATATATGGACGATCTGATCAGAGACAGCAGAAGTATTCATCATGGTGGCGTTCATTATCTGGCAGCCGACCTGGTATGGAATATTCCTTATAAAAAAAACAAGTAATACACATAAGCAAGTATTCATACAATTGCAATACAAAATCCCGATCATTACTGACCGGGATTTTTGGTTGAAAACATAAGTTTTCCGCAATATAATTAAGTATGAATGTTTGGTGTAAAATTTAGTTGCACAAAGTCAGAAACTGACGGCTCAACTGCACATTGAATTTGGCTTCCGCTCTTGAGCGTGCATAAATAGTCTGTTTAAAAGCATGCACAGTTTTTAATTTCTGGTCTATAAACTCTGCAATTTGAACAACAGAAAAAAGAAAATCCCTGTATACTGCCATATTAACGGTCTGTCCATAATAGGGAAGATAAGCTTTTAAAAATGGAATGGCTTTCTGATGACGGTTGTAGCTGATACAATACCCTACTCCTTCCATTGAAGTAATAATACTGTAATTATTAATATAGTCCTGAATATTTTTACTGCCATCAAGAGCATGAGCATTTTTTGAACAAAACTTATTGATCTTATCCAGAATATGCTGGGCATACTCCATCATGGAGATATTTTTAAATTCAAATACCTGATTCATTCCATTGGATGGAGAAGTTTCACTATCACAATCAATACAGAAAGAGATTCCGATTTTTTCATGATAAGGAAAAAAGCAGTCTTTCACTTCAATGGAAGCATCGGGCTTTAGCATGTCATCTGCAAAGTTATAATACACATAGGGGCGATAAAGCTCTGCAAGCGCTTTCAGGTAATCTGTTTCGCTGGTATTATGATATTCTTCAAACCATTTTTCAAGGTTATCGTAATAATTACTTTCAAAGTCGTTAAAGTTTAAGTAAAATGGCAATTCCATAGCTCTGTAATTTTGATATGACAAAGCTATAGCCGTAATGCGACAAAACTTGACGTAATATATTTTTTTGTAAAAAGATTTTTGTCAATGGTCAATTTTTGCTTCGCAAAGTCAATCGTCAATCATAATTAAAGCTAAAGTTCGCAAGGTCTATTAATATACAGAATTTATCAGTTCACAAAGGCACTCCGTTCAGCCAAGACATTAGTGTGTACATTGCTGAGTGAAACGCCTTCGCGATCGTTTTTTATAATAAAATATCGTAGCGGACTTTGTGTTAAAATCTATGTAAGTGTATCAAAAACTTGACGCAATATATTTTTTGTGAAAAAGATTTTTGTCAATGGTCAATTTTTGCTTCACAAAGTCAATCGTCAATCATAATTAAAGCTAAAATTCCCAAGGTTTATTAATATACAGAATTTATCAGTTCGCAAAGGGCACTCCGTTCAGCCAAAGACCTTAGTGTGTACATTGCTGAATGAAACGCCTCTGCGGTCGAAAAAAAGTAAACATCATAAAAACTTTGCGAACACCACGTTCAATTATATACGAGCTTATAAAATTCACAAGCGCAGCGATTTGACCATTCACCATTGACACTTATTTATCATAATTCTTCATAATGTACTCAAAGTAGTGGATCATTTTCAGATAGTTTTCAATACTAAGATATTCATTGGTACTGTGAATACTCTGCTGCTCGGCACTGTTGATCTTAATCGGCATGAACCTGTAGACGTTTTTGCTTACAATTTCATATTTACCGGCATCGGTTCCAGCCATAGTAAGATAAGGGGTAACAATGGCTCCTGGATGAATTTCTTTCACTCCGGCTTCTATCATTTTAAAAGCTCTTGTATTGGTTGGGGAAATAGCAGAAGCTTCCCTTGTATTATCAATTTCTTCTACCTCAACATCAAAACCTTCAGTCGATTTAGCAATATGATCTCTTACATCTTTCACCGAATTTCCGGGAAGTAATCTGAAATTAACCACAAATTCCACTTCTGGAGAAAGGACGTTAGTTCCATCACTTCCTTTCATCATCGTTAAAGCTGTTGTGGTTCTCACCAAAGCATTGGTTGTATTATTTTTGGTAAGCTGGGAAATCAGTACCGGTTTTAAAAGCCATTGATTCGCCAGTGCCATTCTTGTGGCAAAAGGCATTTCACCTCCGATATTCGTAAAAAATTCTTGGATTAAAGGGGTAATAACAGGTTTCATCTGGTGATCTTCCAGACGCTGCATGATAACAGCAGCTTTTCCGATTGCGCTTTCCATAGGAGGCATAGAAGAATGTCCGCCCAGCCCTTTTACTTTGATTTTTGCAGAAAGAAAACCTTTTTCAGCACATCCTACTACGGCAACGTCTGTATCAATTCCGGCTACATTTCCTTTTCTCATAATCAATCCTCCTTCGTCATAAACAGCATCGAATTTCAATCCCTTTTTCTTAAAATAATCGGCAATCTGAATCGCTCCTTTCTTTCCGCCTACTTCTTCATCAAAACCGAAAGCCAGATAAATATCACGCTGTGGAATCTGTTTGTTTTTAATCATAGAATTCATGGATTCCATCAAGGAAAAAAGCATTCCCTTCATATCTATGGCACCTCTTCCGTAGATCCTTCCGTTGGCAACAGCTCCTGAAAAGGGGGCAAATTCCCAATCTTCTGCGACTTTTGAAACGGGTTCTAAAGGTTTATCATCCGGACGGAATACATTTGGATCATTATTCTTTATATCAGCATCTCCGGGAGGAACTACGTCCATATGGGAAAGAAATAAAATGGGTTCCAGAGCAGGATTGCTTCCTTTAAGCCTGAACACCAGTCCATATTGGTTCACCTCAACATTTTCCGTATTTTGATAGACCAATGGATAGGATGTTTTCAGATAGGTTTTAAACTGATCAAACGGAGCATAGTCGAATTCACCCAAACTCCCTGTAGAAACGGTGGGTACTTTTATTCCTCCTGAAAGTCTCATGACTGCAGAATCATTTTTTACCGGTTTCCAGCCCTCGCCTGCCCCGATATTATTTTTTTTAAATGGATAGGTGTAGGTTTTGATTAATACGACAGCAGCCAGAATGACAACGATTCCCAAAAGGATTAAAAGAAATTTTTTCATAGTGAATAGTTTGTGAGGTGATTTTATTCTATAAATATAACAAAGTATTTTATGCCCAACAATTTAAAGCCTGGTTTTTTCATCAATGGAACATTTACAACAGATTCTTTTGGGTATAAGATGACGGATCGTTTTTATAGTAAACGTAAAGTTTTATATTCCTAAAACTGAATATAAGAGAGCTAAGCAGTAATCAACAAGTTGATTCGATGAAGCTTTGAGTCTTTCTAGTACTTTGTGTTTTTTCTTTAACGCAAGGACACAAAGTTTTTTATTACTGATATATTTAAGGCAATCGTTTTCACACCGTTGCGGTTTCTTTTAATCCAGGATTTCGTTCATTTCGGTTAAAATGATAGGTTTTCCATCAGTAATTACAATGGTATGCTCATGCTGGGCCATGTAACCGCCTTTATTACCTACCATAGTCCATCCGTCTTTTAATTCTACAGCAATATTGGAATCGGTGGAGATAAATGTTTCAATAGCCACGACAGAGTTTTTCTTAAAACGTCTGAAATCATAACGGTTTCTGTAGTTCAGCAATTCGTCAGGCTGTTCGTGTAAGCTTCTCCCTACTCCGTGGCCTGCAAGATTCTTAATAACTTTAAGACCTCTTTTCTTCGCTTCTGTTTCCATTAAATGCCCTATGTCTGCTATTTTGACACCACCTTTGATATTGTCGATAGCTTTTCTCAGGATATCCTTGGAAGCTTCCACCAGTTTCTGATGTCCGTGAATATCTTTTCCGATCACAAAAGAACCTCCATTATCTGCCCAATATCCGTCCAGTTCTGCTGAAACATCAATATTGATCAGATCGCCTTCTTTCAAAATCCTTTGATCTGTTGGAATCCCATGGCAGAATTCATCATCCACGCTGATACACGTCCAGCCTGGAAATCCATACGTCAGATAAGGTGCTGATTTTGCTCCGAAACCTTCCAGTATTTGGGCTCCATATTCGTCCAGATCTTTTGTGGTCATGCCGGGTTCAGCATAATCCATCATTTTCTTCAATGTATAGGCAACAGCTTCACTTACTTTTTGCATTCCCAGCATCTGATCTTCGTTGGTGATTGACATAGTTTTGTTTTGATTGTTATTGAGAACTACAAAGTTAGGAAATTAAAACGTTCTGAGATGACCTGTTTCCATTTAACACGATCCTCCAACTGGCGCGGCCGCAACGACAAAAACATGTTGCTTAAAAATAAAAAAGGGCCAACTCAAAAGAATTGACCCTTCCAAAAAACATTAACTGTTTATTGATAGAATTATGATGTTTTATTTCCAGCCTCCACCTAAACTTTTATAGATGTCAACTACTGTGCTGAGCTGTTTCTGTTTTGCCTCAATAAGTTCCATTTTAGCATCCAAAGCATCTCTTTGGTTCAAAAGAACCTCAAGATAATCTGCTCTTGAATTTCGGAATAACTGATTGGCAATATCAATAGACTGATCCAGGGCT
Encoded here:
- the map gene encoding type I methionyl aminopeptidase, which gives rise to MSITNEDQMLGMQKVSEAVAYTLKKMMDYAEPGMTTKDLDEYGAQILEGFGAKSAPYLTYGFPGWTCISVDDEFCHGIPTDQRILKEGDLINIDVSAELDGYWADNGGSFVIGKDIHGHQKLVEASKDILRKAIDNIKGGVKIADIGHLMETEAKKRGLKVIKNLAGHGVGRSLHEQPDELLNYRNRYDFRRFKKNSVVAIETFISTDSNIAVELKDGWTMVGNKGGYMAQHEHTIVITDGKPIILTEMNEILD
- a CDS encoding M20/M25/M40 family metallo-hydrolase — protein: MKKFLLILLGIVVILAAVVLIKTYTYPFKKNNIGAGEGWKPVKNDSAVMRLSGGIKVPTVSTGSLGEFDYAPFDQFKTYLKTSYPLVYQNTENVEVNQYGLVFRLKGSNPALEPILFLSHMDVVPPGDADIKNNDPNVFRPDDKPLEPVSKVAEDWEFAPFSGAVANGRIYGRGAIDMKGMLFSLMESMNSMIKNKQIPQRDIYLAFGFDEEVGGKKGAIQIADYFKKKGLKFDAVYDEGGLIMRKGNVAGIDTDVAVVGCAEKGFLSAKIKVKGLGGHSSMPPMESAIGKAAVIMQRLEDHQMKPVITPLIQEFFTNIGGEMPFATRMALANQWLLKPVLISQLTKNNTTNALVRTTTALTMMKGSDGTNVLSPEVEFVVNFRLLPGNSVKDVRDHIAKSTEGFDVEVEEIDNTREASAISPTNTRAFKMIEAGVKEIHPGAIVTPYLTMAGTDAGKYEIVSKNVYRFMPIKINSAEQQSIHSTNEYLSIENYLKMIHYFEYIMKNYDK
- a CDS encoding DUF2490 domain-containing protein — its product is MKKFFAGLFLLGCIGTSIKAQISPPGLGDANNAFWGAFGVKRQLDSLGKKQALSYVAIGRKSSPDDHNLFSKQAIIVLNHEVYHSFAPHQQYSYALSYRRQPQYESTAPYDKESTEQEFRIYGRYAYTFDLGRKWKLKSTIRQEFRKFFDADFHKVEEDFQLRTRIKNQLIYNLSPKNNQKLALSAEALFSISHLNEPDSEWNSFGYREMRIAAYYMFTIPNSPFTVDIGYMDDLIRDSRSIHHGGVHYLAADLVWNIPYKKNK